Proteins found in one Nitrospirota bacterium genomic segment:
- a CDS encoding ABC transporter permease codes for MINIPATIKISFRALMINKMRSALTMLGIIIGVGAVIAMLAIGTGASTQIAAQISSMGSNLLMVVPGATTSGGVRMGPGSQPTLSIGDAAAIQKECSAVSDVAPVHNGVAQVVYGHQNWSTGVTGTTPAVLNVRDCLLESGRPFTEQDVRSSAKVALLGQTVVDNLFGGMDPIGQIIRIKKIPFTIIGVLAEKGQNVMGQDQDDIIIVPVTTAQKKLFGTAFPGMIRIMMVKAKSTEDLDTAGRQITELLRQRHHIGPKQEDDFTVRNLTQMMQAAEQSSKVMTLLLGAIASVSLVVGGIGIMNIMLVSVTERTREIGIRMAVGAKTWDIRLQFIIEALTLSLIGGIAGILIGVSGSGILSKLAGWPTIVSSLSIVLAFGFSGLVGIFFGFYPAYKASLLEPIEALRYE; via the coding sequence ATGATTAATATACCGGCAACAATAAAGATCTCTTTCAGGGCATTGATGATAAATAAGATGCGTTCGGCCCTAACAATGCTCGGCATTATAATCGGTGTGGGTGCTGTGATTGCTATGCTTGCTATCGGTACAGGAGCGAGCACACAGATTGCCGCACAGATTTCAAGTATGGGGAGCAATCTTCTGATGGTTGTGCCCGGCGCTACCACATCAGGAGGGGTGAGGATGGGGCCGGGTTCACAGCCGACCCTTTCTATAGGCGATGCCGCTGCTATTCAGAAGGAATGTTCTGCAGTGTCTGATGTAGCACCGGTTCATAACGGCGTTGCACAGGTTGTTTATGGCCACCAGAACTGGTCAACAGGTGTTACCGGCACTACACCGGCTGTGTTGAATGTCAGAGACTGTCTACTGGAATCAGGCAGGCCATTTACTGAGCAGGATGTAAGGAGTTCTGCAAAAGTGGCGTTATTAGGGCAGACGGTTGTTGATAATCTTTTCGGCGGTATGGACCCTATAGGGCAGATTATAAGGATCAAGAAGATTCCATTTACAATAATCGGGGTTCTTGCAGAAAAGGGACAGAACGTAATGGGGCAGGACCAGGATGACATTATTATTGTTCCGGTAACGACAGCACAAAAAAAGCTATTTGGTACTGCATTCCCCGGGATGATACGGATAATGATGGTAAAAGCAAAAAGCACTGAAGATTTAGACACCGCTGGCAGGCAGATAACAGAATTGCTGAGGCAGAGACATCACATCGGCCCTAAGCAGGAGGATGACTTTACTGTAAGGAATCTTACCCAAATGATGCAGGCGGCAGAGCAGTCATCAAAAGTTATGACCTTGTTGTTAGGGGCTATTGCATCTGTTTCTCTTGTTGTCGGCGGTATAGGTATTATGAACATCATGCTTGTCTCAGTAACAGAAAGGACAAGAGAGATTGGGATAAGGATGGCAGTAGGGGCGAAGACGTGGGACATAAGGTTACAATTCATAATAGAGGCGCTTACATTGTCATTAATCGGCGGGATTGCAGGAATTCTAATCGGTGTATCAGGCTCCGGCATATTATCAAAACTTGCCGGTTGGCCTACTATCGTATCATCTCTGTCAATCGTCCTTGCCTTCGGTTTTTCCGGCCTTGTAGGTATATTCTTCGGATTCTACCCTGCGTACAAGGCTTCTTTGCTTGAGCCGATCGAAGCATTGAGGTACGAGTAA
- the murQ gene encoding N-acetylmuramic acid 6-phosphate etherase yields the protein MGTLMLSEEINPLSENIDALSLTEIIRIMDKENQCVVDSVKTALDSIERVIADVVSTIESGGSLIYIGAGTSGRLGVLDASEMPPTFGVSSSIVKGIIAGGEKALTEAVEGAEDDETAGTMAVAGISSVDLLLGISASGKTPFTISALREGKRRGAVCWLLECNDAEYGFLDGIIKLPVGPEIVAGSTRLKAGTATKMVLNMISTAAMIKLGKVYKGYMIDVIPSNIKLKNRAKRMIQEITGCGMEEAEGLLIKSGGNAKTAVLMYRKKLSREDAVNMLESSDGSLRNVLEHGR from the coding sequence ATAGGTACTTTAATGCTTTCAGAAGAAATAAATCCTCTATCGGAAAATATAGATGCACTTTCTTTAACAGAAATAATCCGGATTATGGACAAGGAAAATCAATGTGTAGTTGATTCTGTTAAAACTGCGTTGGATTCGATTGAGAGGGTTATTGCTGATGTTGTCAGTACCATAGAATCAGGCGGCAGTTTGATATATATCGGTGCCGGTACAAGCGGGAGGCTCGGTGTCCTTGATGCCTCAGAGATGCCGCCGACATTCGGGGTATCTTCAAGCATTGTAAAAGGTATAATAGCAGGCGGAGAGAAGGCGCTTACGGAGGCGGTTGAGGGGGCGGAGGATGATGAGACAGCAGGGACTATGGCTGTTGCAGGAATAAGTTCAGTGGATCTTCTTCTCGGCATATCGGCAAGCGGCAAAACTCCGTTTACAATTTCTGCCTTGAGAGAAGGGAAAAGACGAGGTGCTGTGTGCTGGCTGCTGGAATGTAATGATGCAGAGTATGGGTTTCTTGATGGGATTATAAAACTGCCGGTCGGCCCGGAGATTGTTGCAGGTTCAACAAGATTAAAGGCAGGGACAGCTACAAAGATGGTACTTAACATGATTTCAACTGCGGCAATGATTAAACTTGGTAAGGTATATAAAGGGTATATGATAGATGTAATCCCTTCCAACATAAAATTGAAAAACCGTGCAAAGCGGATGATACAAGAGATTACAGGGTGTGGAATGGAAGAGGCAGAGGGACTTTTAATTAAATCCGGTGGAAATGCAAAAACAGCAGTATTGATGTATAGGAAAAAACTCAGCCGTGAAGATGCAGTAAATATGCTTGAATCATCAGATGGTTCATTAAGGAATGTATTGGAACATGGCCGGTAA
- a CDS encoding phosphate-starvation-inducible PsiE family protein has translation MNTLEPETQKPNQVINFLCRWLSYFDDVLLTLVAVGIVVLAVILLFEAYSDFYYFYEHSIPHIISDLMFVLILMELFRQVIRQLKRHTFTLSPFLFIGVIASIRGILIIQMKLALGLAEGWITLAQIGIYAVIVFIMVISYYFSSKIERGDSQ, from the coding sequence ATGAATACATTGGAACCGGAAACTCAGAAACCCAATCAGGTTATCAATTTCCTGTGCCGGTGGTTGAGTTATTTTGATGATGTATTACTCACTCTTGTTGCCGTTGGTATTGTTGTTCTTGCGGTAATACTATTGTTTGAGGCGTATTCGGATTTCTATTATTTTTATGAGCACTCGATTCCCCATATTATTAGCGACCTGATGTTCGTACTTATTCTGATGGAGTTATTCCGGCAGGTAATACGACAGTTAAAACGTCATACATTTACTCTTAGCCCATTTCTTTTTATCGGTGTTATTGCCAGCATCAGGGGGATTCTTATCATACAAATGAAACTGGCCCTCGGTTTGGCAGAGGGATGGATAACGCTGGCTCAAATAGGAATATATGCTGTTATTGTTTTTATAATGGTGATAAGCTATTATTTTTCTTCGAAGATAGAAAGAGGCGATTCACAATAA
- a CDS encoding AAA family ATPase yields the protein MNTKEFQNEIKIHIEAKYPVLWLVSFEERRVEKIMEELCKTIDFKYWAWSVSRGLYSGEKKKWDPLGREKVLTTIEEKIVKSESESNLFLLKDISGYFNSHEFLRKFRDIPTIIDERNSMNTICILSPTLTEIPPELEEDIIVIELSLPEYDEIEEMVSSTFARMIPEKWYPSQRAILYKSLQGLSMDNIRRVVRKAISLNKGQLNEDCISFIQEEKQQIIKKQKILDYYTHKETIEHIGGLDEIKRWFIEREHVFRLSKEKVDTLGLDTPRGLLLIGVPGSGKSLCCKALAGIWNLPLLRLDVGKLFGSTVGESEKNIRRAIQLAEAVSPCILWIDEIDKAFGGVSGFQGDSGTQLRVFGTFITWLQEKVKPVFVIATANNPRNLPPELWRKGRYDEVFFVDLPSVEEREEIFKIHLESRGQSIYRLNMVELAQNSQGYTGAEIEQAVKDSIVTTFNMLHQGRRDEEVETMIDGLSSLNLTQATLLKSIRNITPLSVLKKEEIDELRTWSYRRARPASRSLFMQRVENLGDQEKRNIAVHEAGHTLMMWHHFKKTPVFVSIDSYKDFTAFIPTGEAMDNLFTKADLQKEIGVILGGMVSEEEYHGSDLKTVGASQDLLEATKISRKMVVEYGFGDTIKHASLIALQDIALMSGREIFEDVQRILDNARTETESILSRNKEVILQLIKSLERDILMNGEALAEFFKYNSIA from the coding sequence ATGAATACTAAAGAATTCCAGAATGAAATCAAAATCCATATTGAGGCGAAGTATCCTGTTTTGTGGCTTGTATCCTTTGAGGAACGAAGGGTTGAGAAGATCATGGAGGAGTTGTGTAAGACCATAGACTTCAAGTACTGGGCATGGTCTGTGTCAAGGGGGCTTTACAGCGGTGAGAAAAAGAAATGGGACCCTCTTGGAAGGGAAAAGGTACTTACTACTATTGAGGAAAAGATTGTTAAAAGCGAGTCTGAAAGCAATCTCTTCTTATTAAAAGACATTTCAGGATACTTCAACTCCCATGAGTTTCTGAGAAAGTTCAGGGACATCCCAACCATTATTGATGAGCGAAACTCCATGAATACCATCTGCATCCTTTCACCGACACTGACTGAGATACCGCCGGAATTAGAGGAAGACATCATAGTCATTGAACTCTCTTTACCTGAGTATGATGAGATTGAAGAGATGGTTTCATCAACCTTTGCAAGGATGATCCCTGAGAAGTGGTACCCCTCTCAAAGGGCAATATTATATAAGTCACTGCAGGGCCTCTCCATGGACAATATCAGAAGGGTTGTGAGAAAGGCCATAAGCCTTAATAAGGGTCAGTTAAACGAGGACTGCATATCATTCATTCAGGAAGAGAAACAGCAGATCATAAAAAAACAGAAGATACTGGATTACTATACACATAAAGAAACCATAGAACATATAGGCGGTCTTGATGAGATAAAGAGGTGGTTTATTGAAAGGGAGCATGTTTTCCGTCTGAGTAAGGAGAAGGTTGATACACTTGGCCTTGATACACCGAGGGGACTTCTTCTTATCGGGGTGCCGGGTTCCGGAAAGAGTCTCTGCTGTAAGGCATTGGCAGGGATATGGAACCTCCCCCTTCTGAGGCTTGATGTAGGGAAGCTGTTCGGTTCTACTGTCGGTGAATCAGAGAAAAACATCCGCAGGGCCATCCAGTTGGCAGAAGCAGTAAGCCCCTGCATACTCTGGATTGATGAGATAGACAAGGCATTTGGGGGGGTCAGCGGATTTCAGGGTGATTCCGGTACCCAGCTCAGGGTCTTTGGTACGTTTATTACATGGCTGCAGGAAAAGGTAAAACCTGTATTTGTTATTGCCACTGCAAATAATCCGAGAAACCTACCCCCTGAGTTATGGAGAAAGGGGAGGTATGATGAGGTCTTCTTCGTAGATCTGCCGAGTGTTGAGGAGAGGGAAGAGATATTCAAAATTCATCTTGAGAGCAGAGGGCAGAGCATATACCGCCTGAATATGGTAGAGCTTGCCCAGAACAGTCAAGGGTACACAGGTGCTGAGATAGAACAGGCTGTGAAGGATTCCATTGTGACCACCTTCAATATGCTTCACCAGGGCAGGAGAGATGAGGAAGTTGAGACAATGATTGACGGACTGTCATCTCTTAACCTGACACAGGCAACACTTCTTAAATCAATAAGAAATATCACCCCGCTATCTGTCTTGAAGAAGGAAGAGATTGATGAATTAAGGACATGGAGTTACAGACGTGCAAGGCCCGCATCACGTTCACTCTTTATGCAAAGGGTCGAGAACCTTGGTGACCAGGAAAAGAGGAACATTGCGGTTCACGAGGCAGGTCATACATTGATGATGTGGCATCACTTCAAAAAAACACCTGTTTTCGTCAGCATAGATAGTTACAAGGACTTTACTGCATTCATACCTACAGGTGAGGCAATGGATAACCTTTTTACAAAGGCTGACCTACAGAAAGAGATCGGCGTCATTCTCGGAGGTATGGTCTCAGAGGAAGAATATCACGGTTCTGATTTAAAGACCGTCGGCGCATCTCAGGACCTCCTTGAGGCCACAAAAATCTCGCGAAAGATGGTAGTAGAATATGGTTTCGGGGATACCATAAAACATGCAAGCCTCATTGCTTTGCAGGATATTGCACTGATGTCAGGCAGAGAGATATTTGAGGATGTCCAGAGGATTCTGGATAATGCAAGAACAGAAACTGAATCAATCCTCTCAAGGAACAAAGAGGTAATTTTACAACTTATAAAATCGCTTGAGAGAGATATATTAATGAATGGCGAGGCATTGGCGGAGTTTTTTAAATATAATAGCATAGCGTAA
- a CDS encoding anhydro-N-acetylmuramic acid kinase, producing MAGKKKVMRIIGLMSGTSHDGVDAALVEISYPLPFKGKGAKSIPSPLRGEGQGGGEQRGFFDNITITLLKHIHTPYPVSLRAEIRDSFNGNTELICRLNFRLGEVFSEAVLSLLKKTGFKPEDINAIASHGQTVYHIPPSGRRTGSTLQIGEASVISERTGILTISDFRTADMAAGGQGAPLVPMADYLLFKTEGKVRAVLNIGGIANVTIIREHIDDTVAFDTGPGNSLIDEAMRIWSKGKLTLDFNGSFASLGKPIHSLLIELLSHPFFSKRPPKSTGRETFGTDLAEEIFYRYRKAEPQDIVSTLTHLTAITVYRAIKKFHPDEVILTGGGVKNRLLMSRINEGFKKEGIAVNQISLYGIPPQAKEAVSFAILGYRTLNKLHGNVPSATGAKHKAILGKITISPPLQGEG from the coding sequence ATGGCCGGTAAGAAGAAGGTTATGCGTATAATCGGCCTTATGTCCGGCACATCACACGATGGCGTAGACGCCGCACTTGTGGAGATTTCTTATCCCCTCCCCTTCAAGGGAAAGGGTGCCAAGAGTATTCCCTCCCCCTTGAGGGGGGAGGGTCAGGGTGGGGGTGAGCAACGAGGTTTTTTTGATAACATAACTATTACCCTCCTCAAACATATTCACACTCCTTATCCAGTTTCTCTCAGAGCAGAAATCAGAGATTCATTCAACGGCAATACAGAGCTGATATGCCGATTGAATTTCAGATTGGGTGAGGTCTTTTCAGAGGCCGTATTATCATTACTCAAAAAAACCGGATTTAAACCGGAAGATATAAATGCTATTGCTTCTCACGGTCAGACGGTATATCATATCCCGCCATCCGGCAGAAGGACAGGCTCAACACTGCAAATAGGTGAGGCGTCAGTAATTTCAGAACGAACCGGCATATTGACAATATCCGATTTCAGAACAGCAGATATGGCTGCAGGCGGGCAAGGGGCGCCGCTTGTGCCTATGGCAGATTATCTGCTATTTAAAACGGAGGGGAAGGTCAGGGCGGTATTAAATATAGGCGGCATTGCTAATGTAACCATAATCAGGGAGCATATTGATGACACAGTTGCCTTTGATACAGGGCCGGGAAATTCTCTTATTGATGAGGCAATGAGGATATGGTCTAAAGGAAAGCTTACCCTTGATTTCAACGGCTCATTTGCGAGTTTAGGAAAACCAATCCACAGTTTGTTGATCGAACTGCTGTCTCATCCTTTTTTCAGTAAGAGGCCGCCGAAATCTACAGGAAGAGAAACATTTGGAACTGATTTGGCAGAGGAGATTTTTTATAGATACAGGAAGGCAGAGCCTCAGGATATTGTGTCAACACTCACGCACCTTACGGCAATAACTGTCTATCGTGCAATAAAAAAGTTTCATCCGGATGAGGTTATTTTAACCGGCGGCGGTGTAAAAAACAGATTGCTTATGAGTCGTATCAATGAAGGATTTAAAAAAGAGGGTATTGCGGTAAATCAAATTTCTTTATACGGCATACCCCCTCAGGCAAAAGAGGCCGTCAGTTTTGCAATCCTCGGTTACCGGACGCTAAACAAATTACATGGAAATGTCCCTTCAGCAACAGGGGCAAAACATAAGGCTATACTGGGGAAGATTACAATATCCCCTCCCCTTCAAGGGGAGGGATAG
- a CDS encoding radical SAM protein — MGRHNIINVHSIIPCSRVNGPGKRLVVFFQGCSRKCLGCFNPATHSFEENQLYSAEDILKNFLLPDTEGITVSGGEPFLQAKGLLQLLKAAKEEYGLSTVVYTGFNYEELKGYTPPPLNSLPQGEGKTEKPLPNFIDWVEGAKFISSPLRGEGKGGGEHQPVLNHIDVLIDGAYKDEQKEPTLLARGSTNQRLLFLSNRYQEKDFYMPAKVEIIISRDGTIKETGFSRVDIYKAA, encoded by the coding sequence ATGGGTCGTCATAATATAATCAATGTACATTCAATCATACCCTGTTCAAGGGTGAACGGCCCGGGAAAGAGATTGGTTGTATTCTTTCAGGGGTGCAGCCGGAAATGCTTGGGTTGTTTTAATCCTGCTACCCATTCGTTTGAAGAAAATCAATTATACTCTGCGGAAGATATCCTGAAGAACTTCCTCCTGCCGGATACAGAGGGTATCACTGTCAGCGGCGGCGAGCCATTTCTACAGGCTAAGGGATTGTTACAGCTTTTGAAAGCGGCAAAAGAGGAATATGGGTTGTCAACAGTGGTTTATACAGGGTTTAACTATGAAGAACTTAAAGGCTATACCCCCCCTCCCCTTAATTCCCTCCCGCAAGGGGAGGGGAAAACGGAAAAACCTCTCCCAAACTTTATAGATTGGGTAGAGGGTGCTAAGTTTATTTCCTCCCCCTTGAGGGGGGAGGGTAAGGGTGGGGGTGAGCACCAGCCTGTTTTAAACCATATTGACGTCCTCATAGACGGTGCATACAAAGATGAACAGAAAGAACCGACCCTCCTTGCGAGGGGTTCTACAAATCAGAGATTATTATTCTTATCAAACCGCTATCAGGAAAAGGATTTTTATATGCCGGCAAAGGTTGAAATAATTATCAGCAGGGATGGGACTATAAAGGAAACAGGCTTCAGCAGGGTTGATATATATAAGGCAGCTTGA
- a CDS encoding radical SAM protein encodes MPKEIDSVCPECMEIIKATLYPANGKVWIEKTCKEHGHFKDIFYGDIDLYFKCEKFWYGDGKGVEDPPVKNATICPTQCGLCNMHLSHSGLPIMDLTNRCNLTCPVCFANANTSGYLYEPSFDEVAKMLETLINQKPVKADRIQFSGGEPTVRPDFLDIVKKAKELGFYYIQVNTNGIKMADFEFAQAAKEAGVQNLYLQFDGLSDEIYKKTRSKSIFEYKIKAIENARRLQMDVILVPVIVRGLNDNQVGDIVRFAVKNSDVISGIAFQPVTFTGRYSQSHRLEKRYTMGDLGRDIERQTGYIDAMRDWFPIGCTSPLSKLASAINGDPVFTLSLHPHCSQGTYLYADDDGNVTPVSSFIDMENFLREVVELSRTLKPSRFELLSKLKVMNRLKKYYNEKNAPKGLTFDKFLASLDGFQDQNLRRIYVGKNGSGRYYNHFFVAGMHFMDAYNFSVERVMRCVIHYIDPKGRLYPFCAYNSAPVYRKRIEKKFMIPPDILKEKIISEGNPKELELIAKKMGVSS; translated from the coding sequence CTGCCCAAAGAAATAGATTCAGTCTGCCCGGAATGTATGGAGATCATCAAAGCCACACTCTATCCTGCAAACGGTAAGGTCTGGATAGAAAAGACCTGCAAAGAACACGGACATTTCAAAGACATCTTTTACGGAGATATTGACCTTTATTTCAAATGTGAGAAATTCTGGTATGGTGATGGGAAAGGTGTGGAAGACCCTCCTGTAAAGAACGCAACGATCTGCCCCACACAGTGCGGACTGTGTAACATGCACCTTAGCCACAGCGGCCTGCCCATAATGGATTTAACCAACAGATGTAACCTTACCTGCCCTGTATGTTTTGCAAATGCCAATACCTCCGGTTATCTCTATGAACCCTCGTTTGATGAAGTAGCAAAGATGCTTGAGACCCTTATCAATCAGAAGCCGGTTAAGGCCGACAGGATACAATTCTCAGGCGGTGAACCGACAGTAAGGCCGGACTTCCTGGATATTGTAAAAAAGGCAAAAGAACTCGGGTTCTATTACATCCAGGTAAATACAAATGGTATTAAAATGGCAGACTTTGAGTTTGCCCAGGCAGCAAAGGAGGCAGGTGTGCAAAACCTCTATCTCCAGTTTGACGGCCTTTCAGATGAGATATATAAAAAGACACGCTCAAAATCAATATTTGAATATAAGATAAAGGCAATTGAAAATGCAAGAAGGCTTCAGATGGATGTTATCCTTGTGCCTGTTATAGTACGCGGCCTCAACGACAATCAGGTCGGGGATATAGTAAGGTTTGCAGTAAAAAACAGTGATGTAATAAGCGGCATTGCATTTCAGCCGGTCACGTTTACCGGAAGATACAGTCAGAGCCACAGGCTTGAAAAGAGATATACCATGGGCGACCTCGGACGCGACATAGAGAGGCAGACAGGCTACATAGATGCAATGAGGGACTGGTTCCCGATCGGGTGTACATCTCCACTCTCTAAACTTGCATCAGCAATCAACGGGGACCCGGTTTTTACACTTTCACTTCATCCTCACTGCTCACAGGGTACTTATCTTTACGCAGATGATGACGGAAATGTAACTCCTGTCAGTTCTTTTATTGATATGGAAAACTTTCTGAGAGAGGTGGTAGAACTCTCAAGGACACTCAAGCCCTCAAGGTTTGAACTACTTTCCAAACTCAAGGTAATGAACAGGCTGAAGAAATATTATAATGAGAAGAATGCACCAAAGGGTCTCACCTTTGATAAGTTTCTTGCATCTCTTGATGGTTTTCAGGACCAGAATTTACGAAGGATATATGTAGGTAAAAATGGCAGCGGCCGCTACTACAACCACTTCTTCGTAGCAGGCATGCACTTCATGGATGCCTATAACTTCAGCGTTGAAAGGGTCATGAGGTGTGTTATTCATTATATTGACCCTAAGGGCCGCCTGTACCCGTTCTGTGCCTATAACAGTGCCCCTGTCTATCGCAAGAGGATTGAGAAAAAGTTCATGATCCCCCCGGATATACTCAAGGAAAAGATTATATCAGAGGGCAACCCGAAAGAGCTTGAGCTGATAGCAAAGAAGATGGGGGTTTCGTCTTAG